One window of Brevibacterium pigmentatum genomic DNA carries:
- a CDS encoding GntR family transcriptional regulator, translating into MPIPTDSPAPQRSLLRDDVYRSIRDAIVRGQLAPGEQLRDQELGAWLQVSRTPVREALQRLAQAGLVVAEPGRMTRVAPEDPELILAARQIAAELHGLAIDLAFPALDEAALAEMEQANGRLSAALAAGDAEAATAADDDFHEVALTRSGNPLIPDHLEVVTATLRRAEFLHFESVEGSASPEQHTEIIAAVRAGEHAHTVALTKVNWSTIEGDSPQTA; encoded by the coding sequence GTGCCGATCCCCACGGATTCCCCCGCCCCGCAGCGCAGCCTGCTGCGCGATGACGTCTATCGGTCGATCCGCGACGCCATCGTCCGCGGCCAGCTCGCCCCAGGGGAACAGCTGCGCGATCAGGAGCTCGGCGCCTGGCTCCAGGTGTCCAGAACGCCCGTGCGCGAGGCACTCCAACGGTTGGCGCAGGCCGGACTCGTCGTGGCGGAGCCGGGCCGGATGACGCGCGTGGCCCCAGAGGATCCGGAACTCATCCTCGCTGCCCGGCAGATCGCCGCCGAACTCCACGGTCTGGCGATCGACCTCGCCTTCCCCGCCCTCGACGAAGCGGCGCTGGCTGAGATGGAGCAGGCGAACGGCCGATTGAGCGCGGCCCTCGCGGCCGGCGATGCCGAGGCGGCGACTGCGGCCGATGACGACTTCCACGAGGTGGCCCTCACTCGATCCGGCAATCCCCTCATTCCCGATCACCTCGAGGTCGTCACCGCCACTCTGCGCCGAGCGGAGTTCCTGCACTTCGAATCGGTGGAGGGATCGGCCTCACCGGAGCAGCACACCGAGATCATCGCCGCCGTCCGTGCCGGTGAACATGCGCATACCGTCGCACTGACGAAGGTGAACTGGTCAACCATCGAAGGGGATTCGCCGCAGACGGCCTGA